The genomic segment AACTTGTGTGGATTATACAAGAGTGAATGAGCAAATACTCGTCTAAACTTGCTAGAAAAATTCAGCTCTAGTTCCTCAGCAATAGTGAATGTGAGTGTGGGATGGACATGAAGCATCATGTATCCTCTGAAAAtctagtgaattttcagtgtggctGTAGAATAAAGTTTCAGCCTTTTCCACCACTGGCTGTCTAATGCATCGAGTCTCATTTTCCATCTGCAGTATGCATAGTCTAACCAAAGTCTTTCTCATCCCTATTAATTATGTCTCTAGCATTGCTATACTCTTGTTCTATTGATTATTTTGGTATTTTGCCACTGGAGACAGGAAGGCTGTAGGTTTAACAAGGTTTCCCTAGCAAACAATGAAGCTGTTTGCATATTAACTTAACCAGTTTCTGAATACACACACAACTTTGCTAGGGCCagattttttttaacatttgtttTTGTACCATATAATTCATCTGCTGGTACTTGGTGTATTTAAGCTTCAgtactttggtcctgcctctgaaCTTAGGTAATTatgcctaagtgtaattacccaagtgtacttacaggatgagagctactctcacGGAGTCCTATCtttccagcactgtcatataatacTTTAAACTAcagtactgacagttttggcctccaccactttttCACTCTGTCTACCACTACAGTATttatgaaagtgaattttctcataTTTTTTCGGCAGGTTTGTTTAGTTATTTTAaatatatgacctcttgttcttgaagttcagcagtccccgtggtgtagtggttaagacactcgcctggtgtttcacgagtgctttgtcctgggttcgtatcctggccgttgaggatttactgggtgtcaatcattaactgtagcctctgtttacccaacagtaaaatgggtacctggttgttaaacgatttggcagggtcatattccagggaacataggattaaggacttgcccgaaatgctatgcatgctagtggctgtacaagaatgtaagaactcttgtatatttaaataaaataaaatgttccaggtctcaggaagtcttcccctatcaattttgtcaattcccATTACTAATTTGTacttagtgatcatattgcctcttttcttctatcttctagttttggtatatttaatgcctctaacctttccttgtagctcttgtctttcagttccagGAGACATTTAGTTGTATGTCTGCACCTTTTCatatttgttgatgtgcttctaaaGACATGGGCCCCATGCAAaaactgcatattccagctttggtcataaaggttgtaatttttttttttttagtacactatccatgtactgtatagtattTAAAAGCTattctgaaattggaaagcgtagcataggctccttgcacaatgttttTTATGTGAtccttaggcaatatttttctatctagaatcacccctagatctctttctttatcagaattttttgAAGATTTTTCACATATTTTGTACGTTGAGgggtctattttctcctattccactttccataacatggcatttattcacattaaatttaatttgccaagtagtgctccatacacttatttttggCCAGGTCTtcatgaagggcatgacaattgtctaagtttcttatcttccctagtatTATAGCatcaacaaacatgttcatataattgtgTATTCCTTCTGATAGGTTGTTTacatagacaatgaacattatgtACCTACAGTGTGTATGACTGTGTGtctgtatgtaattacctaagtgtaattacaggatgagatgtggtgtcccatcttcccagcacttgtactgtgttgtgtgtgtgtgtgtgtgtgtgtatctgcgtGTCTTTTGACTGAATTGTCAGTCTTTGAGTATGTGTTACATGACACTGTATTCATTGGTTTAGCGGTGGGCTTATAAAGGCCTAAGAATtgcaattattattatataatattaccacaatagcCAACATACCATTCATCACGTATACATTTATACAACCATTAATACTTCACTATGTAGGACCGAGAACAggggatgctttttcacccacagaattagcccatggaactgcctacccgccgaagccgtaactaccaaaactctgctgaatttcaaaatataactGCAAAAGATCATCATGGCaaatggggagggggaaggacattcgacaagctgccggcttcctgtacTCGCCGAGGCTACTAAAGTTAGTGGGTCTCGGGTAAACAATATAAGGCATCACAATTTACACGAACAACACATCGAAATCACAAtaccgtgatgcatcaaatgaacaaatcaacaagggctgtgacgaggattcgaacctgcgtcctctGATTTCTGGCTGCAATTCTTAtgccatgtcatagctcagtcgattaagccagcgtctgggatgctctcggacgaaagttcgaatcctcgtcacggctcttgtggatttgttcattttacaCAAGCAACAGTAGGCAGGGATCCAAAGAGGCGCACCAATCGAGCCATTCACCCTTCTGCAGGTATTTCCTGACGTCACTGATGAATGTCAGTGTTGCTTAAGCACAGTATAAGACCAGAAACACAAGGCTCAAAACTCTCACCATTCTTTCTTGGCCTGAGCGAGGCCCGGTGAATATGATAGGTGACGTACAGGCACGGCCAACGCCGCCCCTCTCAGCTTGCCATGGAGCCCCAGGAGCCTGGCGGTCCTGGTCACCAGCAGGAGAGACGAGGGTGCAGCAGCCATGGTGGTGAGGGCGAGAGTTGTGCTGAGTAAGGGTGATGAGACGCAGGGTGGGCAGCAACAGTAAGGGTGAGGGATGAGGCAACCTCCCCCGTATCCCCCCCCTGCCTTCTTGGATCTGTAATATGAAGCGCTCGTTATCCCTCTCAACTTGTTCTAATCTCTTATTGCCAAGTGATGTCTATGATATATTCTTGTGTTGTGCAGGTTTTTATTGTCGTTTGTTGCGATATCTTGTTAAATTTGTCATGTTCTGGCGTGTTTAATTTGTCGTGGGGATTCTGTTGGAGGTTTTTATTTATTGGTAATTTCGTATTCTGCAGTGGTGTTAGGGAATCGGACCAAAACTGTTTAGCCTTGAATTATTAAGCAAGAATTATTTGTGCattgtaaaaatttattttttatttatttaattatacaaGAACgttcattgggtttatgagagtacatatcattgatatttttacattcttgcaaaggcaGTAAAACAAAGCCACTGAGtattaatatacaaatatatccttatatatatttttaaaagtgAAGAATTTGAAGCAAATATTACCCACGTGACTGAACTTTACCTGAAAATTGTATTGCTTCCGTAGCCTCGGCTCACTAGAGATAAACACGGCCGATCGAAGATGTCAACAAATACTGAGAAAGTGAGTTAAAAATGGATAAATTACCACGTGCAGCGTATGTATGTAAGCAGACAGTTAACTGGTAAATCTTTCGGAACAAGCTGCAGAAGTTTTCAGTCTCTTGCTAATTGGTTATCATTAGTTTGAGGTGTTTATTGAGCAGGGATCGTGTAGTTCCCTCCTATGTGAGAGGTGCTCCATTGAATGTTAATTGCTTCTCTGATCTTAACACTGATTGTTTGGACATTACTTTTCCGTCCAGCACACGGGCCTTCTacttaatttgtgtatatatgagCTAAATAATGTTGCCCTGTTGTTGCAGAATGTTTTTCTTGCAAGCCTAACTGGcattttattaattttatgttaATTATGAAGAAACCATTAACAAGGCTGCACGGAATTAGCTTGATTTTGAAAGGACTTTCTAGCTTCAATCCATTATTGATATCTTTCCAATTACATTCGCTTGCTGTTGTCCTAAAGACCTCACATTTAAAAAATTTTTATGTTTCTCAAAAATGTTGGGATTTCTTTTAATGTTTAGAAGGTATTGCAGATGATCTATGTTACCTCAGCTCTTAAGTGCCTCATTCTTACTTGCCTTAAGTACCACTGTCAAAGCTAGGAAAACTGTTCACatcctagatagttttcttcatgaAGTGCCTGACCAACCCggctgtggtggatatatgggcctgcgggctgctcagaGCAACAGCCTGTTACactaagctctcacaagtcaagcctggccttgggtcaGGCTTGAGGAGtaggagaactcccagaaccccataaagctattatcaagcttatgaataaatccacaagggccgtgacgaggattcaaacctgcgtccaagagcatcccagatgctgccttaatcgactgaatcctcgtcacggcctttgtggatttgttcatttgatgcatcacgcaattgtgatttctgtgtgttaccAAGCTTACCTGACATTCTTAAATGATTAGTCTCCTAACTCAGAGTTCTATCTCTACTCCTTATCCTGCCACCTCCATGGCTGCTGCTTTCTGAAGGTTGTGAGTTGTGTACATGAGTATGACCTCATGGGCTTAAGGCTAACAAAACTATAATGGGTAAAAATTTTCCCATGCAATGATTACACTAGAGACCTTTTGCAGAACAAGCAACATTCTCATTAATAAATATTAATACTGTATTATATAGTTTGAAAGAGCAAAAAGTTAACTTTCAATAGAATTGTGTAACTAGAGCCCATCTAACCCAATCTAACTAAAGGGTTGTGATTGCAATGGATATAGACTATAAAATCATATTCCAACATAAATTATCAATGGTGGTTATTGATGTAAATGAGTTTACCCACTCTGCGCAACAAAAGAGCATCTTACAGATACAGTAGTGTCTGTTGCtaatttattaatatttacaGAGAAATTTCACTTGCATATATTGTAGATAGGGGGATGCTGGATAGTATCATGAGTAGGATAGACTTCTACATAAATGAGTTTGGTTTGTTATAAATTGAAGCTGCCTTTCCCAGATCAATTGACCTTTCCCATATTCCTATGTTCTTACGATATTACTATATTACTACTGTATGTATATTGATTTATAGGTGACCGAATTACGTGAAAGAGGAAATGAGTGTGTTCGTGCTGGCAATTATGCAGAGGCCATAATACATTATTCACATGCCATCAAGATTGAAAGTTCCTCTCCGCAGCTCTACAGTAATCGTTCCTATGCCTTCCTCAAACTTCAGCAGTACTACCATGCACTTGAAGATGCCAATGAAGCTATTCGACTTGATCCTGGGTGGGCAAAGGTTTGTAACTTTCAGATATGGTAGATTTGCTGTCAAAATTTTGGTGACAAAAAATTctaaattttttatttatttatcaatCAATTAAACCGAGCCAAATTACACTGTCATCCACAAGAACACgttgaaatatacaatatactgcTCTGGCTAAAATACAAACATGAAGATTGTAAGCTGCAGTGGTCCTATTAGTCAATAATTTCCGTGtttcaccttcacctcatccccAGCTATATATTTGGAAGCACAAAAACTTGTAACCTTCACGACCAAAGTTCACATTCGCTCCAAATATCTACCACCTTTGGGCTACTCATGCCTGTGACACCTCTTGGAtgtcttaatcttcatcaatcaatcggtcaCCTGAGAGAGCCATGCTCTCTTAACCAGGCCTCCTGTCAGGGAGGCCTGTGTATGAGATTGAGTTACTCTTTTACCATATAATTTTATTTTAAACAGTACTGTACCAACATGTGATCAAACCAACCTCCAGACATTCCTTTCAATGGTTTCTTACCATATCCAGAAAAAAAAATAGGTTTTTTAACATACAGTATGTACTTCTCTTAAAAGCACATAGACACTTTTCAACAATTTCATCATTTATATGGAACCATGTATGTTTTATGTATGATAtatctttatttaaaatatacattagtgatactgtacagtacataactacagtacagtatcttTTATTTCATACAATAAAACTTAATTTACAGCCATTGACATTTATTCCTGGAATCAAAGTCCCCGTGGCCCAATCtttgatcaggcctcctggttggtggtctggtcaaccaggcttcattattattaataataaatatgaaACAACTGTAATTCTTGAACAAACTAGAACAACTTTTGTTTAGATATCTTAATCCATATTTCTTTCATTTTACAGGGATATTTTCGTCGGGGAGAGGTTGAGTTTGCTACTAGTCACTTTGCGCAGGCATTGGAGTCTTACCGTCGTGCTTCCCAGTTGCAGAACGACCCTACCTTACTGGAGTGTGTGTTGCGAGCTAACAGAGAAATGACTCGCCAACAAAAGGTAAGAAAGGGAACATACAACGGAATTCAAACAGCAATAGACCTGTTTGCCAAATTatcagtccccgtggcgcagtggtaaaactcgTCTGGTGCTTCGTGAGcggtttggcctgggttcgtatcctggcctgggaggattgactaaatgccaatccttaactgtagccactgttcatccagcagtgaatgggtacctggtggtTAAACGAAGTGGCAGGTCATATTGCGGGAAAAATtacgattaaggacctgcctgaaatgcaatgcgtgctagtggctttagaaGAATGACGTAAGAACTCTTgtaagtatatataaataaaaaaaaaagatgcaaacTGAATTTATTTATACAGGATTATTAACTAGTTTTGGCAAACAGAATAACAGTTTTAACACTTTTGCTGGCCCAGCGGGTGACCTTCCGCACACCGCAAGGTCGGCCGAGCATTGCCCGTgagcacacaccctcactccaatgTTTACACTCTTCTTCAGCTTTCTCACTTCAATTTTCATACTATGtcattcaatttggtatcaaatttTTCACAATAGAATGCTAAACAGGGATATTTACATATACCTGAGAACATACTGTATAAGTCTCACTTATCTATACTTTCTACAAACACTCAATAACTTTCCCTCATATGTATTTCATTTAATGCTTTTGTCATGGATTGGATCTGTTCTTTATCAGTATCCATCTGAAAGTCAATTTGCAGTGTTTATAAAGCTGGTAACAACAAATACAGTACCTGAGATAAAATAACCGGAATGAGGAACTTTACGAGTTGAGAGGAGGCCGTGGCTGTCACGAGCGAGGTCAGGAGAACAGTGAGCCTCCAGCGTGAGTGGGCGCCCACACGGCAGGGGCCAGGATGCCACTGAGTCTACAGAGAATGGGCAGACGTTGGCGtgcattttaaaacaagtcccatagTATTCAGACGATAAATGAAATTTTTACAAATGTTTAAATTAATGATGCCATTTGCATCATCATGCACTCTCCAAATTTTGGTTCTGTGATGGAATATGTGTGATTGGTcagcgaaagtgttaacacttCCAGACCTAAGGATGTGCTCTAGGCTACCCAAATGTCAGGGGTTACCTACTTGTGAAGTCAGTACATTTTGGCTTTATGAGGCCACCaaaactataaaaccaaaaatgtTCTGAGCTTCAGCATCTATTGCTGATTCATTggtgcaatattttgactttaataAAGCCAAAGTATacattttctgaggggagcccttacggctccctggagctatcgggctaatatgtgatacattagaccagggctttagtcaatggagttctgcctaccagggaccacgagccagaacctggtcccctcagagaggcatagggagcaatggccctggaaaaattcctctgtggttgggggtttacactatctgccatcgaccagcctgatcaaccaggctgtgattcatacgtcaggctgcgagcagtcatttcatacagcctggttgaccagtccagcaataaggaggcctggtcgatgaccgggccacagggacgctaagccccggaaaaactccaaggtaaggtaaaggtaaggtaggcacccagaaaggtaggcgtaacaaaacagacccccccACTAGGTAAGCAATGTTCAAACGAaagccgaacagagaggtagaactccctcaattcccaaggaaacaagcaaacatcacaccacCCTGTACTTTATACATTTTTGGCCTATACCAGGGATTGTTTTTTTCTCTTCATTTTATAAATCTTTGAATGCCTTTAATTAATGAAAAATGTATTATAGAAAGACAAACATTTGAGTTAGGTTGTAATTGATTGTAATTTTACAGGTAGATCAGCAGACGCCGTGGGTAGGTGCAGGCATTGGACTAATCCtgggagtgctggtggtggtaggagaTGCAATCATTGCCAAGGAAGCAATCCTCACAGTAAGGTTTCTAtatatgcttgtgtaactttttcacttttttttttacatgcgtaTTCTTTTGAAATGTAATTTTTTATTACAGTATTGTACAGTATTGAAGACCTAACATCATTACCAAATTTGCCAAGAaccttttcattttcattttgtgaTCTCTCAGAAGGCAATTTTCTGAAGAAGAACCTGAGTGTATGAATAtgtatttttatattattttgttTACTAAAGGCTGAAAATTGATGTAGAACAGTTAGAATAGAAAGAGATAGGTCAAAACAAAAAGAATACCTGTGCTGGGAAGTAAAAAGTATTATTTGAACATGCTGTCTTTGAAGAATTAGAGTATAGTGCTGAACTTTCTATTGGGCACAGAAcaattgtgctcacctagttgtgcttgcgggggttgagctttgtctctttggtcccgcttgtcAACTgccaatcagctggtgtacagtttcctgaacctattgggctctatcaaatctacatttgaaactgtgtatggagtcagcctccaccacattgcttcttaatgcattccatttgttaactactctgacactgaagaaattctttctattgtctcatttgggtaccaagtttcgacttgtgtccccttgttcatgttccacccatgctaaatagtttgtctttgcccACACTGtctatttccctgagaattttgtaggtggttatcaagtcttcccttactcttctgtctttcagggacgtgaggtttagctcccttagcctttccttgtagctcagacctctcagttctgggactagtctggtggcatacctctgaattttctctaactttgtcttgtgtttagctaGGAATTGCCTCGAGGATTGGTCTGACAGAAGTGGTGtacaaggtcctgaatgattccttacacaagtttctaaaggcagttcttatgttggacaatctagcatatgccgttgatgatatccttttgatgtgggcttctggggacaggtttggtgtgatatcaacccccagatctttctctctatttgacttgtgcaggatttcaccttccaagtggtaccttgtgttcagcctcctgctccctttgcctaatttcattactttacactttcctgagttgaaccttagtacccattttctagaccattcatccaatttgtccaggtcgtcctgttatctctgtctatcttcatcagtcttgattcttctcataattttttcatcatcaagaaatattgagaggaatgagtctataccctctggaagatcgtttacatatactgattagaaacaggatgggtccaagtacagtgcCTTGTGGGACTTTGCTGATAACAtcttgccactctgatgtcttcccctcctcacagttactcactgtttcccttatccactggagcaccttaccttttactccttcatgttgctccaacttttgtaacagctttTTATGTGGGTAGTGTCAatggctttttgacagtccaagaaaatgcagtctgcccacccttctctttcttgactgatttttgttgcttggtcatagaattctgttaAGCCTATGAGGTataatttaccatctctgaactcacgttggtggtgtgttacaaagctatttccctccagatgttctacgagacttttcctcacgatcttttccatcaccttgcatgtatgcaagttagggaaactggcctgtagttcagtgcctcttgcctgtcaccctcttTGTATGCTGTATagagactacattagctgtcttccagctttccggtaggtctcctgttttcagtgacctgttatacaccacagagattgcacacttagtgcttctgcaccctcttttagtatccatggtgagattctgtcacgaCCAATGGCCTTCATTCAGCTCCaatagattccttttgacctcatcactggtgagctcaAATTCCTCCACTGCAGAGGCAGTGGCAAACCAAATTTTGGTTTGCTGctgcctcatttagtgcaggggcttctccttgttctattgtgaagacctggaatttcttgttgagttctacgcccacctccttgtcattctctgtgtatctgttctccctttTTCTCAGTTTCCTCACTTGTTCCTTCCcttttgttttcctcctgatgtggctgtgcagcagttttggttgggtcttggctttactcgcgatgtcattttcatactgtctctctgctcctCTCCTGGCCCTAAGGTACTTGTTCCTGTGTGGGCATCTGAGTTTAGCTGATAAATGACTGGCCCCTCCAGATTGAAGACCATGGTCATATAATCAACTTAGAAGGAATAGATCATATCGTAGCCTTGACACTAAATTAGGACATCTTGTAAAGGCTCTTGTGGCATCAGATATTTTTTCTttacattattatatattattttgatATAGAACTGACCAACACATTGCATGACTAATTTTACTTGACAACTAACAGGTTCTTTTAAAATGTTCTGTCATATTCTATataaaatattctttaatattctaCATACTGTATATATTCCATGTCGAATTTAGATTCTAtgtagaatctatatagaattacagtataatattcatatataaATTCCAAAATATTCTacatataaaatatttttttaaaatatACATTTAGTTGTAGAGTACAAAGTTGTGACTTTATTTGTAGAGAATGTTTTACCAACTACAAATAAAGGTGACACATTTTAGTGTTTCTCAACTGAATCTAGCTTTTCGAGTGAAGCCTGTGTATGGTAACAGTTTTAAGAGGCAGTGTGCATACTGAACCACAaatcttttctttcttcttccaGCACCCTGTCCTCCAGTCAGTCGTCACTATCGTGTTTTCACTCCTAGGCTTGGGCCTTGGCTTTGGCTACAGAATGTATATTCAAAATCAACGCAAGTCATTATTAGAGCCGCCACTTGACTTTTTAGGTAAGCACCAGCAGATTTCCAAAGTTATTATGAGTGCTGTGACTAACACTGAAGGCAGTAAGGACCTCTGACAATTATGGGT from the Procambarus clarkii isolate CNS0578487 chromosome 69, FALCON_Pclarkii_2.0, whole genome shotgun sequence genome contains:
- the LOC123772270 gene encoding small glutamine-rich tetratricopeptide repeat-containing protein beta; protein product: MSTNTEKVTELRERGNECVRAGNYAEAIIHYSHAIKIESSSPQLYSNRSYAFLKLQQYYHALEDANEAIRLDPGWAKGYFRRGEVEFATSHFAQALESYRRASQLQNDPTLLECVLRANREMTRQQKVDQQTPWVGAGIGLILGVLVVVGDAIIAKEAILTHPVLQSVVTIVFSLLGLGLGFGYRMYIQNQRKSLLEPPLDFLGVDDGDARNGVSGAREKAGDGGGDGEERRHHPRYNKAQARHRYKKGKS